A region from the Nocardioides coralli genome encodes:
- the secE gene encoding preprotein translocase subunit SecE encodes MTDSRADRRETTEERTSPVTFYRQVVAELRKVVWPTQEQLVTYFIVTLVFVTFFMLLVSALDLGFNRLVFEVFTGGGQ; translated from the coding sequence ATGACGGACAGCCGAGCAGATCGCCGCGAGACCACCGAGGAGCGGACCAGCCCGGTCACGTTCTACCGACAGGTGGTCGCGGAGCTGCGCAAGGTCGTCTGGCCGACGCAGGAGCAGCTGGTCACCTACTTCATCGTGACCCTGGTCTTCGTCACCTTCTTCATGCTGCTGGTCTCGGCCCTCGACCTGGGCTTCAACCGGCTCGTGTTCGAGGTGTTCACCGGCGGTGGCCAGTGA
- the rplL gene encoding 50S ribosomal protein L7/L12: MAKLTTDELLDAFKEMTLIELSEFVKQFEDTFGVTAAAPVAVAAAPGAAAAGGDAGAAAGEDKDEFEVVLESAGDKKINVIKEVRALTSLGLKEAKDLVESAPKTVLENATKEAAEKAKEALEGAGATVTLK, encoded by the coding sequence ATGGCGAAGCTCACCACCGACGAGCTGCTCGACGCGTTCAAGGAGATGACCCTCATTGAGCTGAGCGAGTTCGTGAAGCAGTTCGAGGACACCTTCGGCGTCACCGCCGCCGCCCCGGTCGCCGTCGCGGCTGCCCCGGGCGCCGCTGCTGCCGGCGGCGACGCCGGTGCCGCCGCCGGTGAGGACAAGGACGAGTTCGAGGTCGTCCTGGAGTCCGCCGGCGACAAGAAGATCAACGTCATCAAGGAGGTGCGCGCGCTCACGTCCCTCGGCCTGAAGGAGGCCAAGGACCTCGTCGAGTCCGCCCCCAAGACGGTTCTCGAGAACGCCACCAAGGAGGCGGCCGAGAAGGCGAAGGAGGCCCTCGAGGGCGCCGGCGCCACCGTCACCCTCAAGTGA
- the rplJ gene encoding 50S ribosomal protein L10: MARADKQAAVAEIVESFNEATGAVLTEYRGLTVKELQDLRRSLGANANYAVVKNTLAKIAATEAGIDGFDDLLTGPTAIAFINGDIVEAAKGLRDFAKANPTLVIKGGVLDGKPLDPAEIAKLADLESREVLMGKLAGAMLASLTQAVQLLNAPISQAARLAGALQSAAEQDPSILAGGAGTPVADAAEEAPATEEAATEDDSEATAEAEADTTEA, from the coding sequence ATGGCGCGGGCAGACAAGCAAGCGGCCGTCGCTGAGATCGTTGAGTCCTTCAACGAGGCGACCGGCGCCGTGCTGACCGAGTACCGCGGTCTCACCGTGAAGGAGCTGCAGGACCTGCGGCGCTCTCTCGGTGCGAACGCCAACTACGCCGTGGTCAAGAACACGCTCGCCAAGATCGCCGCCACCGAGGCCGGCATCGACGGCTTCGACGACCTGCTGACCGGCCCGACGGCCATCGCCTTCATCAACGGCGACATCGTCGAGGCGGCGAAGGGTCTGCGTGACTTTGCCAAGGCGAACCCCACCCTGGTCATCAAGGGTGGCGTCCTGGACGGCAAGCCCCTCGACCCGGCCGAGATCGCCAAGCTGGCGGACCTCGAGTCGCGCGAGGTGCTCATGGGCAAGCTGGCCGGCGCGATGCTGGCCTCGCTGACCCAGGCCGTGCAGCTGCTCAACGCCCCGATCTCGCAGGCTGCCCGGCTCGCCGGCGCCCTGCAGAGCGCGGCGGAGCAGGACCCCTCGATCCTCGCAGGTGGTGCGGGCACGCCCGTCGCTGACGCTGCCGAGGAGGCCCCGGCCACCGAGGAGGCCGCCACGGAGGACGACTCCGAGGCGACCGCCGAGGCCGAGGCCGACACCACCGAGGCCTGA
- the rplK gene encoding 50S ribosomal protein L11 encodes MPPKKKVAALVKVQLQAGAATPAPPVGTALGPHGVNIMDFCKAYNAQTESMRGNVIPVEITIYEDRSFDFITKTPPAAELIKKAAGLQKGSGVPHKEKVGKLTKDQVREIAETKMPDLNANDVEAAMKIVEGTARSMGVTTD; translated from the coding sequence ATGCCTCCCAAGAAGAAGGTGGCTGCGCTCGTCAAGGTGCAGCTCCAGGCTGGCGCAGCGACTCCGGCTCCGCCGGTGGGTACCGCACTCGGTCCCCACGGCGTGAACATCATGGACTTCTGCAAGGCCTACAACGCCCAGACCGAGTCGATGCGCGGCAACGTGATCCCCGTCGAGATCACGATCTACGAGGACCGCTCGTTCGACTTCATCACCAAGACCCCGCCGGCCGCCGAGCTGATCAAGAAGGCTGCCGGTCTGCAGAAGGGCTCGGGCGTCCCGCACAAGGAGAAGGTCGGCAAGCTGACCAAGGACCAGGTGCGCGAGATCGCCGAGACCAAGATGCCGGACCTCAACGCCAACGACGTCGAGGCCGCCATGAAGATCGTCGAGGGCACTGCCCGCTCCATGGGCGTCACCACCGACTGA
- the rpmG gene encoding 50S ribosomal protein L33, whose translation MASKSSDVRPKITLACQECKERNYITKKNRRNDPDRIELSKFCPRCRTHTVHKETR comes from the coding sequence GTGGCCAGCAAGAGCTCCGACGTTCGCCCCAAGATCACGCTCGCCTGCCAGGAGTGCAAGGAGCGCAACTACATCACCAAGAAGAACCGGCGCAACGATCCCGACCGGATCGAGCTGTCGAAGTTCTGCCCGCGCTGCCGCACGCACACGGTCCACAAGGAGACCCGCTGA
- a CDS encoding MaoC/PaaZ C-terminal domain-containing protein: MNPGESLEPREFVVTRTDLVRYAETSGDHNPIHQDESVAHSVGLPGVIAHGMYTLALAARAVAEWTDGAEVVDLGCKFTNPVVVPGEHGAHVSVGGTVKSVEDGLVTIALEVTCEGQKVLGMPRAVVRG, from the coding sequence GTGAACCCGGGGGAGAGCCTCGAGCCGCGCGAGTTCGTCGTCACGCGCACCGACCTGGTCCGGTACGCCGAGACCAGCGGCGACCACAACCCGATCCATCAGGACGAGTCGGTGGCGCACTCCGTCGGCCTGCCCGGCGTGATCGCCCACGGGATGTACACCCTGGCCCTCGCCGCGCGCGCCGTGGCTGAGTGGACCGACGGGGCGGAGGTCGTAGACCTCGGCTGCAAGTTCACCAACCCCGTGGTGGTCCCGGGTGAGCACGGCGCCCACGTCAGCGTCGGCGGCACGGTGAAGTCGGTCGAGGACGGGCTGGTGACCATCGCCCTCGAGGTGACCTGCGAGGGACAGAAGGTGCTCGGGATGCCGAGGGCCGTGGTCCGTGGCTGA
- a CDS encoding UDP-N-acetylmuramate dehydrogenase has product MAEQLRDHTTLRLGGPARHWVEATTEDQLVDAVRQADEADEPVLVLAGGSNVVVADDGFPGTVVLVATRGVVADRDPGDDPSCSGVTVTVAAGEDWDAFVALAVERGWTGIEALSGIPGSVGATPIQNVGAYGQEVSQTIARVRVWDRVLQGVRSFAAADCDFGYRHSRFKADPGRHVVLDVTFQFREGTLGAPVRYAELARALGVELGERAPLVDVREAVLGLRRGKGMVLDAGDHDTWSAGSFFTNPVVEPSRVPAGAPTWPVADGRVKTSAAWLIEHAGFEKGYELEPGAPASLSSKHTLALTNRGSATTADLLRLARELRDGVEAAYGIRLVNEPVLVGCEL; this is encoded by the coding sequence GTGGCTGAGCAGCTCCGCGACCACACGACGTTGCGGCTGGGCGGTCCGGCGCGCCACTGGGTCGAGGCCACCACCGAGGACCAGCTGGTCGACGCCGTGCGCCAGGCCGACGAGGCCGACGAGCCCGTGCTGGTGCTCGCCGGGGGCAGCAACGTCGTCGTGGCCGACGACGGGTTCCCCGGCACCGTCGTGCTGGTGGCCACGCGCGGGGTCGTGGCCGACCGCGATCCTGGCGACGACCCGTCGTGCTCGGGGGTGACGGTGACCGTCGCCGCGGGGGAGGACTGGGACGCCTTCGTGGCGCTCGCGGTCGAGCGCGGCTGGACCGGCATCGAGGCGCTCTCGGGGATCCCGGGCTCCGTCGGGGCGACCCCCATCCAGAACGTCGGCGCCTACGGCCAGGAAGTGTCGCAGACCATCGCCCGGGTCCGGGTCTGGGACCGGGTGCTGCAGGGCGTCCGCAGCTTCGCCGCCGCCGACTGCGACTTCGGCTACCGGCACAGCCGGTTCAAGGCCGACCCCGGTCGCCACGTGGTCCTCGACGTCACCTTCCAGTTCCGGGAGGGGACGCTGGGTGCGCCGGTGCGGTACGCCGAGCTGGCGCGCGCCCTCGGCGTGGAGCTGGGGGAGCGGGCCCCGCTGGTCGACGTCCGGGAGGCGGTGCTCGGGCTCCGTCGCGGCAAGGGCATGGTGCTCGACGCCGGTGACCACGACACGTGGAGCGCCGGCTCGTTCTTCACCAACCCCGTGGTCGAGCCGTCCCGGGTGCCCGCGGGGGCGCCCACGTGGCCGGTGGCCGACGGTCGGGTGAAGACCAGCGCCGCGTGGCTGATCGAGCACGCGGGCTTCGAGAAGGGCTACGAGCTCGAGCCGGGCGCGCCGGCATCCCTCTCGTCCAAGCACACCCTGGCGCTGACCAACCGCGGCTCGGCCACCACCGCCGACCTGCTGCGGCTCGCCCGTGAGCTGCGCGACGGGGTGGAGGCGGCGTACGGCATCCGGCTGGTGAACGAACCGGTGCTGGTCGGCTGCGAGCTGTGA
- a CDS encoding DNA-3-methyladenine glycosylase I, with protein sequence MTGPVVGEDGLARCPWAAGDPVNRAYHDTEWGRPISGEAAWFERLSLEAFQSGLSWLTILNKRDNFRAAFAGFDADAVAAYDDADRQRLLADAGIVRNRLKVDATISNARAVVVLRDAGGLESFIHGFRPAEQPRPTTADEVASTSPESVALSKALKKQGFVFVGPTTMYALMQATGLVDDHLLGCHRRGGGSAPHRQVVQ encoded by the coding sequence ATGACGGGACCCGTCGTCGGCGAGGACGGCCTCGCCCGCTGTCCCTGGGCCGCCGGCGACCCCGTCAACCGGGCCTACCACGACACCGAGTGGGGCCGGCCCATCAGCGGCGAGGCCGCCTGGTTCGAGCGACTCAGTCTCGAGGCGTTCCAGTCGGGGCTGTCGTGGCTGACCATCCTCAACAAGCGTGACAACTTCCGGGCGGCGTTCGCGGGCTTCGACGCCGACGCCGTGGCGGCGTACGACGACGCCGACCGCCAGCGGCTGCTCGCCGATGCCGGGATCGTCCGCAACCGGCTCAAGGTGGACGCCACCATCAGCAACGCCCGGGCGGTGGTGGTCCTGCGCGACGCCGGCGGGCTGGAATCGTTCATCCACGGGTTCCGTCCCGCTGAGCAGCCGCGTCCCACCACGGCCGACGAGGTCGCGAGCACCTCACCGGAGTCGGTGGCGCTGTCCAAGGCCCTCAAGAAGCAGGGCTTCGTCTTCGTCGGCCCCACCACGATGTACGCACTGATGCAGGCCACGGGCCTGGTCGACGACCACCTCCTGGGCTGCCACCGACGTGGCGGGGGTTCAGCTCCTCATCGTCAGGTCGTCCAGTAG
- a CDS encoding FAS1-like dehydratase domain-containing protein, with translation MPVDQSLVGRSFPPTAPREVTEDHVRAFAEATGGSYDGGPAPATYPIVLAFDAMNAFLAAEGIDLFRIVHGEQKFSYRRPVVPGDELTATLTVASLRQIGGADIVGTSSEITDADGELVCTAHATLVHRGEQS, from the coding sequence ATGCCAGTGGACCAGTCCCTCGTCGGCCGCAGCTTCCCGCCGACCGCCCCGCGCGAGGTCACCGAGGACCACGTGCGTGCCTTCGCCGAGGCCACCGGCGGCAGCTACGACGGCGGGCCGGCCCCGGCGACGTACCCGATCGTGCTGGCCTTCGACGCCATGAACGCCTTCCTCGCCGCCGAGGGCATCGACCTGTTCCGGATCGTCCACGGCGAGCAGAAGTTCTCCTACCGCCGACCGGTGGTCCCCGGCGACGAGCTCACCGCGACCCTGACCGTCGCCAGCCTGCGCCAGATCGGCGGTGCCGACATCGTCGGCACCAGCAGCGAGATCACCGACGCCGACGGCGAGCTGGTCTGCACCGCCCACGCCACGCTGGTCCACCGGGGTGAGCAGTCGTGA
- a CDS encoding amidase, with amino-acid sequence MTRVHAFTDDALGEHDAVGLTHELRRGRVGIPEVVEAAIARVEAVNDQLNAVAYADFDGARRRAADPHGGFFAGVPTFVKDNVDVAGMPSQHGTDAWQPRPRPRDGDFARMYLATGLLPLGKTQLSEFGFSASAEHARLGPVRCPWDLEHTAGASSSGSAALVAAGAVPIAHANDGGGSIRIPASVNGLVGLKPTRGRLPQDRIMREMPVRIISDGVLTRSVRDTAAFLREAERIWHNLRLPPVGDVRRPSSARLRIAVVTEGIGKAASSEVTDLTWQTAKLLEQLGHDVRGIETPVPSTLRDDFLLYWSMLAWAMVRSGRRTFGRTWDPGQLDNLTQGLAEHTARNLHRLPIAIARLKRAPHWSRRFYRDHDVVLTPTLATQTPEIGHLSPTRDYDTILDRLLDWVAFTPLQNVTGDPAISLPLATTSAGLPQGMMLSAGAGREATLLELAYQLEQAAPWARITDG; translated from the coding sequence ATGACTCGCGTCCATGCCTTCACCGACGACGCCCTGGGCGAGCACGACGCGGTGGGACTGACCCACGAGCTGCGCCGGGGGCGGGTGGGGATCCCCGAGGTGGTCGAGGCGGCGATCGCCCGGGTCGAGGCGGTCAACGACCAGCTCAACGCGGTGGCGTACGCCGACTTCGACGGCGCCCGGCGCCGCGCGGCCGACCCCCACGGCGGCTTCTTCGCCGGCGTGCCGACGTTCGTGAAGGACAACGTCGACGTGGCGGGCATGCCCAGCCAGCACGGCACCGACGCCTGGCAGCCGCGTCCGCGCCCGCGCGACGGCGACTTCGCCCGGATGTACCTCGCGACGGGTCTGCTGCCGCTCGGCAAGACGCAGCTCTCCGAGTTCGGGTTCAGCGCCAGCGCCGAGCACGCGCGGCTGGGTCCGGTCCGGTGCCCCTGGGACCTGGAGCACACGGCGGGCGCCTCCTCCTCCGGGTCCGCGGCACTCGTCGCGGCCGGTGCGGTCCCGATCGCCCACGCCAACGACGGCGGTGGCTCGATCCGGATCCCCGCCTCGGTCAACGGCCTGGTGGGCCTCAAGCCCACCCGGGGCCGCCTCCCGCAGGACCGGATCATGCGCGAGATGCCCGTGCGGATCATCAGCGACGGCGTCCTGACCCGCAGTGTGCGGGACACGGCGGCCTTTCTGCGTGAGGCCGAGCGGATCTGGCACAACCTGCGGCTCCCCCCGGTCGGCGACGTACGCCGCCCCAGCTCGGCGCGGCTGCGGATCGCCGTGGTGACGGAGGGCATCGGCAAGGCCGCGTCGTCGGAGGTCACCGACCTCACCTGGCAGACCGCCAAGCTGCTCGAGCAGCTCGGCCACGACGTCCGCGGCATCGAGACCCCGGTGCCCTCGACGCTGCGCGACGACTTCCTCCTCTACTGGTCGATGCTCGCCTGGGCGATGGTGCGCTCGGGCCGCCGGACCTTCGGGCGGACCTGGGACCCCGGGCAGCTGGACAACCTGACCCAGGGCCTGGCCGAGCACACCGCCCGCAACCTGCACCGGCTGCCGATCGCGATCGCCCGGCTCAAGCGGGCGCCGCACTGGTCACGGCGCTTCTACCGCGACCACGACGTGGTGCTGACCCCGACGCTGGCGACCCAGACGCCGGAGATCGGGCACCTGTCGCCGACGCGCGACTACGACACGATCCTCGACCGGCTGCTCGACTGGGTGGCGTTCACGCCGCTGCAGAACGTCACCGGCGACCCTGCCATCAGCCTGCCGCTCGCCACCACCTCGGCCGGGCTGCCCCAGGGGATGATGCTGAGCGCCGGCGCCGGCCGCGAGGCGACGCTCCTCGAGCTGGCCTACCAGCTGGAGCAGGCCGCGCCCTGGGCGAGGATCACCGACGGCTGA
- the nusG gene encoding transcription termination/antitermination protein NusG: protein MDDMTEQQVPEQHDDVDQAEPAADEAAEETAPETAEETPEVDEATAEEPVVEDEPAAQSEAAEVADEEPAAESGETEADADTDDDPLEAFRRELWAKPGDWFVVHTYSGMEKRVKSNLENRIHSLNMEDYIHEVVVPTEDVAEIKNGQRKMVNRTRFAGYVLVRMDLTDESWAAVRHTPSVTGFVGHAHQPVPLSMAEVENWLAPTFAAPEAEPAAAGGQAAEGAVATQKRTVEVADFDVSDSVMVVDGPFATLHATITEINAESQRVKALVEIFGRETPVELSFSQIQKV from the coding sequence ATGGACGACATGACGGAGCAGCAGGTGCCCGAGCAGCACGACGACGTAGACCAGGCCGAGCCGGCCGCGGACGAGGCCGCCGAGGAGACGGCCCCGGAGACCGCTGAGGAGACCCCCGAGGTCGACGAGGCCACCGCCGAGGAGCCGGTCGTCGAGGACGAGCCGGCCGCGCAGAGCGAGGCCGCCGAGGTCGCGGACGAGGAGCCGGCCGCCGAGTCGGGCGAGACCGAGGCCGACGCCGACACCGACGACGACCCGCTGGAGGCCTTCCGTCGCGAGCTGTGGGCCAAGCCGGGTGACTGGTTCGTGGTCCACACCTACTCCGGCATGGAGAAGCGGGTGAAGTCCAACCTCGAGAACCGGATCCACTCGCTCAACATGGAGGACTACATCCACGAGGTCGTGGTCCCCACCGAGGACGTCGCGGAGATCAAGAACGGCCAGCGCAAGATGGTCAACCGGACCCGCTTCGCCGGCTACGTGCTGGTCCGCATGGACCTCACCGACGAGTCCTGGGCAGCGGTCCGGCACACCCCGTCGGTCACCGGCTTCGTGGGCCACGCCCACCAGCCGGTCCCGCTGAGCATGGCCGAGGTCGAGAACTGGCTGGCGCCGACGTTCGCGGCCCCCGAGGCCGAGCCTGCCGCTGCCGGCGGTCAGGCAGCCGAGGGCGCGGTGGCGACGCAGAAGCGCACCGTCGAGGTCGCCGACTTCGACGTGTCCGACTCCGTCATGGTGGTCGACGGCCCGTTCGCCACCCTCCACGCGACGATCACCGAGATCAACGCCGAGTCCCAGCGGGTCAAGGCGCTGGTCGAGATCTTCGGCCGCGAGACGCCCGTCGAGCTCAGCTTCAGCCAGATCCAGAAGGTCTGA
- the rplA gene encoding 50S ribosomal protein L1, producing the protein MQRSKTYRAAADLFDKDELHAPLAAIKIAKNGSRKKFDETVDVVMRLGVDPRKADQMVRGTVNLPHGTGKTARVLVFANADKADAAREAGADVVGGDELIEKVAGGWLDFDAVVATPDMMGKVGRLGRVLGPRGLMPNPKTGTVTPDPAKAVSDIKGGKIEFRVDRHANLHFIIGKASFSEVQLAENYAAALEEVLRLKPASSKGRYIKKVTVSTTMGPGVQVDPNRTKNVASDDGGDTAAE; encoded by the coding sequence ATGCAGCGCAGCAAGACCTACCGCGCCGCGGCCGACCTCTTCGACAAGGACGAGCTGCACGCGCCGCTGGCCGCGATCAAGATCGCCAAGAACGGCTCCCGGAAGAAGTTCGACGAGACCGTCGACGTCGTGATGCGCCTCGGGGTCGACCCCCGCAAGGCCGACCAGATGGTCCGTGGCACCGTCAACCTGCCCCACGGCACCGGCAAGACCGCCCGGGTGCTCGTGTTCGCGAACGCCGACAAGGCCGACGCCGCCCGTGAGGCCGGTGCCGACGTCGTCGGTGGCGACGAGCTGATCGAGAAGGTGGCCGGTGGCTGGCTCGACTTCGACGCCGTCGTCGCCACGCCCGACATGATGGGCAAGGTCGGTCGCCTCGGTCGGGTGCTCGGCCCGCGCGGCCTCATGCCCAACCCGAAGACCGGGACGGTGACCCCCGACCCGGCCAAGGCCGTCTCCGACATCAAGGGCGGCAAGATCGAGTTCCGGGTGGACCGGCACGCCAACCTGCACTTCATCATCGGCAAGGCCTCCTTCTCCGAGGTCCAGCTGGCCGAGAACTACGCGGCCGCCCTCGAGGAGGTGCTGAGGCTCAAGCCTGCCAGCTCCAAGGGCCGCTACATCAAGAAGGTGACCGTCTCGACGACCATGGGCCCCGGCGTCCAGGTCGACCCGAACCGCACCAAGAACGTCGCCTCGGACGACGGCGGGGACACCGCCGCCGAGTGA
- a CDS encoding adenosine deaminase gives MRTRRPLAALPKAHLHLHFTGSMRHGTLLELAERDAIHLPDALVSEWPPRLSAADEKGWFRFQRLYDVARSVLRTPEDVRRLVREAAEDDVRDGGRWLEIQVDPSGYAARFGGITAFTDLVLDAVDDASRETGLGIALVIAANRTRHPLDARTLARLAAQYAGRGVVGFGLSNDERRGSTADFGPAFAIAERADLLLVPHGGELRGPEHVRLCLDTLHPGRLGHGVRSVEDPELLDRIVAAGIALEVCPVSNVALGVYSDLTSVPLPELLDAGATVALGADDPLLFGSRLAGQYATMRAAHELTDEQLAELARMSFRASRAPTDLVKQALADIDEWLAGSPGAGAAT, from the coding sequence ATGAGGACTCGTCGGCCGCTCGCGGCGCTGCCGAAGGCGCACCTGCACCTCCACTTCACCGGCTCGATGCGTCACGGCACCTTGCTGGAGCTGGCCGAGCGCGACGCGATCCACCTGCCCGACGCCCTGGTGTCGGAGTGGCCGCCCCGGCTCTCGGCGGCCGACGAGAAGGGCTGGTTCCGCTTCCAGCGGCTCTATGACGTCGCACGGTCGGTGCTCCGGACCCCCGAGGACGTGCGCCGCCTGGTCCGGGAGGCGGCCGAGGACGACGTGCGCGACGGCGGGCGCTGGCTGGAGATCCAGGTCGACCCCTCCGGTTACGCAGCCCGGTTCGGCGGCATCACCGCCTTCACGGACCTGGTGCTCGACGCCGTCGACGACGCGTCACGCGAGACCGGCCTCGGCATCGCGCTGGTGATCGCCGCCAACCGGACCCGGCACCCGCTCGACGCCCGCACCCTGGCGCGGCTGGCCGCGCAGTACGCCGGCCGCGGGGTCGTCGGGTTCGGGCTCTCCAACGACGAGCGTCGCGGCTCCACCGCGGACTTCGGGCCCGCCTTCGCGATCGCCGAGCGCGCTGACCTGCTGCTCGTCCCGCACGGCGGCGAGCTCCGTGGACCCGAGCACGTGCGGCTCTGCCTCGACACGCTGCACCCAGGCCGGCTCGGCCACGGCGTCCGGTCGGTGGAGGACCCGGAGCTGCTGGACCGGATCGTGGCGGCCGGCATCGCCCTGGAGGTGTGCCCGGTCTCCAACGTCGCCCTCGGCGTCTACTCCGACCTCACCTCGGTCCCGCTGCCGGAGCTGCTCGACGCGGGCGCCACCGTCGCGCTCGGCGCCGACGACCCGCTGCTCTTCGGCTCGCGGCTGGCCGGGCAGTACGCCACGATGCGGGCCGCCCACGAGCTGACCGACGAGCAGCTCGCCGAGCTGGCGAGGATGTCCTTCCGGGCCTCGCGGGCGCCCACCGACCTGGTCAAGCAGGCACTGGCCGACATCGACGAGTGGCTGGCGGGCTCGCCAGGGGCAGGAGCCGCCACCTAG
- a CDS encoding pyridoxal phosphate-dependent aminotransferase: MTTGSSSPRDRRVSQRLGSIAESATLKVDAKAKALKAEGRPVIGFGAGEPDFPTPDYVVEAAVEACRDPRNHRYSPAGGLPELKQAIVEKTRRDSGYEVETNQVLVTNGGKHAIYDAFAAMLDPGDEVIVPAPYWTTYPEAIRLAGGVPVEVLADDTQDYKVTVDQLEAARTERTKVLLFVSPSNPTGAVYTSDEIREIGRWVEDHQLWVLTDEIYEHLVYDDVDTGSLPVLCPDLADHCVVVNGVAKTYAMTGWRVGWMIGPADLVKAATNLQSHATSNVANVAQRAAIAAVSGDLSAVNEMKDAFDRRRRTIVSMLNEIEGVVCPTPQGAFYAYPSVKDLLGREHDGVRLSTSAELAEFVLDRVEVAVVPGEAFGSPGYLRLSYALGDDDLVEGITRLQKLFA; the protein is encoded by the coding sequence ATGACGACCGGATCCTCCTCGCCCCGCGACCGTCGCGTCTCGCAGCGGCTCGGCAGCATCGCCGAGTCGGCGACCTTGAAGGTGGACGCCAAGGCCAAGGCGCTGAAGGCAGAGGGCCGGCCGGTGATCGGGTTCGGCGCAGGCGAGCCCGACTTCCCCACCCCCGACTACGTCGTCGAGGCCGCGGTTGAGGCGTGCCGCGACCCCCGCAACCACCGCTACTCCCCCGCCGGGGGGCTTCCCGAGCTGAAGCAGGCGATCGTCGAGAAGACCCGGCGTGACAGCGGCTACGAGGTCGAGACCAACCAGGTCCTGGTCACCAACGGCGGCAAGCACGCGATCTACGACGCCTTCGCCGCGATGCTCGACCCGGGCGACGAGGTCATCGTCCCCGCGCCGTACTGGACCACCTACCCGGAGGCGATCCGGTTGGCCGGCGGCGTGCCGGTGGAGGTGCTGGCCGACGACACCCAGGACTACAAGGTCACCGTCGACCAGCTCGAGGCCGCGCGCACCGAGCGGACCAAGGTGCTGCTCTTCGTCTCGCCCTCGAACCCGACCGGCGCCGTCTACACCAGCGACGAGATCCGCGAGATCGGCCGCTGGGTCGAGGACCACCAGCTGTGGGTGCTCACGGACGAGATCTACGAGCACCTCGTCTACGACGACGTCGACACGGGCTCGCTGCCGGTGCTGTGCCCGGACCTGGCCGACCACTGCGTCGTCGTCAACGGGGTGGCCAAGACCTACGCGATGACCGGCTGGCGCGTCGGCTGGATGATCGGCCCGGCCGACCTCGTGAAGGCCGCCACCAACCTGCAGTCGCACGCCACCTCCAACGTCGCCAACGTCGCCCAGCGGGCGGCGATCGCGGCCGTGTCCGGCGACCTGTCGGCCGTCAACGAGATGAAGGATGCCTTCGACCGGCGCCGTCGGACCATCGTCTCGATGCTCAACGAGATCGAGGGGGTCGTCTGCCCGACGCCGCAGGGCGCGTTCTACGCCTACCCGTCGGTCAAGGACCTGCTGGGGCGTGAGCACGACGGCGTCCGCCTCTCGACCTCCGCCGAGCTGGCCGAGTTCGTCCTGGACCGCGTCGAGGTGGCCGTGGTGCCCGGCGAGGCGTTCGGCTCCCCCGGCTACCTCCGCCTCTCCTACGCCCTGGGGGACGACGACCTCGTCGAGGGGATCACCCGCCTGCAGAAGCTCTTCGCCTGA
- a CDS encoding thioesterase family protein, protein MEPLPSTASPWGSQTQHGGPPAALLAWAVEGVADGVVGRFTMELLGPVPVAPLSVSARIERKGRRVQLVAAELYDEQAARSVAHARAWLFPRVPTDGPATPGRPPATAPADGRHHPRPEGWSGGYLDAVEWRWVEGAVEEPGPGVVWMRAPDLFADQPTSPVQRLLACADSASGASAVLDPRTWGFLNTELTVHVVREPEDEWLLLDAETVLAGGSLGLASATVHDPRGLVARSNQALLVSRR, encoded by the coding sequence GTGGAACCGCTGCCGTCGACGGCCTCCCCCTGGGGTTCGCAGACCCAGCACGGTGGGCCTCCCGCGGCCCTGCTCGCGTGGGCGGTGGAGGGGGTCGCGGACGGCGTCGTGGGGCGGTTCACGATGGAGCTGCTGGGACCGGTGCCGGTCGCCCCCCTGTCGGTCAGCGCGCGCATCGAGCGCAAGGGCCGCCGGGTGCAGCTGGTGGCGGCCGAGCTCTACGACGAGCAGGCGGCCCGGTCTGTCGCGCACGCCCGGGCGTGGCTCTTCCCCCGGGTGCCGACCGACGGCCCGGCCACCCCGGGCAGACCACCGGCCACCGCACCCGCGGATGGTCGGCACCACCCCCGCCCGGAGGGCTGGTCGGGCGGCTACCTCGACGCCGTGGAGTGGCGCTGGGTCGAGGGCGCGGTGGAGGAACCAGGACCGGGAGTGGTGTGGATGCGGGCGCCGGATCTGTTCGCCGACCAACCGACCTCCCCCGTGCAGCGGCTGCTCGCGTGTGCCGACTCGGCCTCCGGCGCGAGTGCGGTCCTCGACCCGCGCACCTGGGGATTCCTCAACACCGAGCTCACGGTCCACGTGGTCCGCGAACCGGAGGACGAGTGGCTGCTGCTCGACGCGGAGACCGTCCTCGCCGGCGGCAGCCTGGGTCTGGCGTCCGCGACGGTGCACGACCCGCGGGGGCTCGTGGCCCGGTCCAACCAGGCGCTGCTCGTGTCACGGCGCTGA